CCCCAAACCCTCGCCCGAAGGCAAAGCAAAAAACTCACCCCCCCACAATCCGCAAACTCTTGCGATGAAACCGCAACGTCATCAACACCGCGACACTCGCAAGCCCAGCCGCGAGTCCCCACCATAACCCCCGGGCTCCGAGCCCAAAATGAAACGCGAGCGTATAGCCCGTCGGAAACCCAATCCCCCAATACCCGAACGCAGCCGCAATCATCGGAACCCGCGTGTCCTTCAGCCCGCGCAAGCACCCAGACCCCACCGTCTGCATTCCGTCGACAATCTGAAAAATCGCGGCCACGCCCAACAGCGAACTGGCCAGCGCCACAGTCGGCGCATTAGCCGGATCGTCCAGATGCAAATACAGTCCGACAATGAACCGCGGCGCCGCGATCAAGAACAGCCCCGACAGGCACATAAACCCGACCCCCAGCCCCAGCGCGACAAACCCCGCATGCCGCGCGGCGAGCGGCTGCCCCGCACCAGACCAGAACCCGACGCGCACGTTCGCCGCCTGACCAATCGCGAGCGGCACCATAAACGCCACCGAGGCCACATTCAGCGCGATCTGATGCGCCGCCAGCTGCGACTCGCCCAGCAGTCCAACCATCAGCCCCGTAGCAAGAAACAACATCGATTCGACACCGTATGTGATCGCCACCGGCCAGCCGATCCCGAACAACTCGCCCATCAACGGCACGTTCGGCCGCGTGGCCGTGACGAAATGCCGGAAGCGCGGCCGCAGATGCAGCAGGCCCATCAGCGTGAGCGCCGTGAGCCATACCGTGATCGTCGTCGCCACCCCCGACCCCAGGAAGCCGATTCGCGGCAAGCCGTACGCGCCATGGATCAACCCATAGTTCAGGAAGCCATTGACGAACACGCCGCCGATCGACACCCACAACAGCCGTCGCGCGGCGCCGATCGCCGGCAGGAACGAGCGCATCAGGCCGATCCCGATCAGGCTGGCAGGCGCGCCCCAGCGCAATACCGCGCAGTATTCGCCGACGTTGTGGGCAAGCAGCGCTGGCTCGCCGAACGCCGTCATGATGGGCCCCGCGAACGACAGCAGCACGAACGCCGGCACGGCCAGCAACCACGACAGCAAAAAACCCGTCCAGTAGATATGCGGCACGCGGTCCTCGGCCTGCGCCCCGCGTGCATGCGACACGCTCACACTGACCGACGTCAACACGCCTTGCAGCAGCGTCACCACGACAAAGAACAGGTTCGCGCCGAGGCCGCCCGCCGCGAGCGCGTCAGGGCCGAGCGAGCCGAGCAGCACGGTGTCGGTGACGCTCATCGCCATCTGCGACAGCTGGGCAATGGCAAGCGGAGCGGCAAGACGCGCCGTGTCGGCGGCGTGACGAGAAAGAGTGGGCGGCCCGCTGAGCGCGCGGGACATTCCGGTTGGATTCATGTTCGAAGCGCTGTTGCGCGAAAGGGCGACACGCTCGGCAAGTGCGCCGCGCGCCATTTGTTTTTCTGTCCAGACGGACAGCTTATTGCGGGAACGCGGCGCTGTCGATCAACAGGCACATTTTTGGTGCGGGTTTGCGGCGGCGGGAAGGCTTGACTGATGCAAACCGCATATCGCGGCGGCCTTGTTGCGACGTCCGGGCAGGTCTGGCGAACGTCAGCCCTCGTGCACGGCGATCCGCGTGTCGCCTAACAGCACGACCTGTCCCGCGCGGATTTTGCACGTTTTGCGCGTTTCGACCCGGCCGTCGACCGTCACGGCACCCGACGCAACGATCACTTTCGCCGATCCGCCGCTGTCCGCGAGGCCCGTAATCTTCAGCAGATTGTGGAGTTCGACGTAGTCGCCGGTCAGGGTGAAATCGAGGTTGGGCATGGCAGTTGCGATCGACTGAGGGTCGGCAGGGTCGTTGAAAAGCGATTCGCATCATAAGCCATCGCGCGCCGCCCGACGCTCGCGCGCGAATGAATGGCGACACGCCGGAGCATTTGCAAGCAGATGTTATGCAGTTGTCAGGAAATGAAACGTTGAGTAACAGACGTCTTTCGTGGCGAACTTCACTCGCAAAGCCTCGGTCTGTGGAATAGCCTGCTGGATTTTTCCGGCAGGCTGAAAAGCGGGCACGGCATCGGCCGATTCGCGCCGACCGCACCGCCCGCGTGCCGATATCGACAAACTTCAGAGAGGATTGCCATGAACCAGCTCCGTACGCTCCTGATCGGTACCGCCCTGACTGCGATGGCGTCGACTGCCGCATTCGCCCAGACGGCTGCCCAGCCTTCCGCGGACGTGTCCGCCCAGGCTCAGGTCCAGCAGGCGCCCGCCGCCGCACCCGCCGCGCAAGGCGTCCAGATGCCGGCACCCGCGCCGCAGAATCTGACGGCGCCCGGCTCGACCGACCCGCTCGTCCAGAAACGCAACGCAGACGCTCAGGCAAACGCCGAGTACAGCGCACAGAAAAAGCTGTCGAAGCAGCAATTGAAGGCGCAGCAAAAGGCCGCGAAGGACGCCTACAAGGACCAGGTCGGCAACGCGAAGCTCAACAAGAAGGCCGACAAGGCGGCTGCGTCGAACGAACTGAAGGCCGAGATGCAAGGCCAGCCGACAGGCGCGGCGGCATCGGGCGAAGCGCATAACTGATCAGTGGCGTCCGGCGCCTGTGATGCGACAGGCGCCGCGATCGCCTGCAAGCTTTTGAAGTCAGAAAGAGGGAGGACAGAATGAAAACTACCGGGAAAACGATGAGTGCGCTGTGCGCGGCGCTGATCGCGGGCAGCATGACGACCCTCGCGGTCGCCCAGACGACCCACGATCCCGCCACCGAGCCCATGACGCACGCCGACAACAAGGCCGCCAAGGAACAGGCGAAGGCCAACAAGAAGGCGGACGTCGCGC
This is a stretch of genomic DNA from Paraburkholderia caribensis. It encodes these proteins:
- a CDS encoding MATE family efflux transporter, which encodes MNPTGMSRALSGPPTLSRHAADTARLAAPLAIAQLSQMAMSVTDTVLLGSLGPDALAAGGLGANLFFVVVTLLQGVLTSVSVSVSHARGAQAEDRVPHIYWTGFLLSWLLAVPAFVLLSFAGPIMTAFGEPALLAHNVGEYCAVLRWGAPASLIGIGLMRSFLPAIGAARRLLWVSIGGVFVNGFLNYGLIHGAYGLPRIGFLGSGVATTITVWLTALTLMGLLHLRPRFRHFVTATRPNVPLMGELFGIGWPVAITYGVESMLFLATGLMVGLLGESQLAAHQIALNVASVAFMVPLAIGQAANVRVGFWSGAGQPLAARHAGFVALGLGVGFMCLSGLFLIAAPRFIVGLYLHLDDPANAPTVALASSLLGVAAIFQIVDGMQTVGSGCLRGLKDTRVPMIAAAFGYWGIGFPTGYTLAFHFGLGARGLWWGLAAGLASVAVLMTLRFHRKSLRIVGG
- a CDS encoding RNA-binding S4 domain-containing protein, giving the protein MPNLDFTLTGDYVELHNLLKITGLADSGGSAKVIVASGAVTVDGRVETRKTCKIRAGQVVLLGDTRIAVHEG